A region of Massilia sp. KIM DNA encodes the following proteins:
- a CDS encoding PAS domain-containing sensor histidine kinase has translation MPFSDDHAPHAAGPDPAGELRYRELFEQAPVSIQILAPDGRTVRVNKAWEELWQIRDGSELKRYVVGGDYNVLTDPQLRETGVLPYLERAMAGEAVDIPANRYDTAAIGGPGRVRWVETRARPIKDEQGRLLEVLLMHEDITERVENEAVLRTREERFRSLVMATSQIVWTNTPDGRVEDDSPSWRAFTGQTYEEWREFGWLDAVHPDDREHSLREWQECVAARSVYETEYRLRRADGVYRWTAVKGIPILDKAGAVREWIGANTDIDDAVRARAELAGRLERERRQSALLAKVAQASQTLHAALSDKDIAETLVLTVRDILGAHQAVVSLTSDEGMSQAINAVSMSDKYAAYAGYARPTDGSGIYAEVCRSNRPMRLTQAQLEAHPAWRGFGAHAAEHPPMRGWLAAPLVDRQGRNIGLIQVSDKHEGEFNAEDEAVLVQLASIAANGFENARLVASLQEQDRRKDEFLAMLAHELRNPMAPISAAAELLKMSADDPRVRRTSEVIGRQVRHLTSLVDDLLDVSRVTRGLIELDRKVVEVLGIVASAVEQSRPMLEARGHTLSLDLRADRARVLGDATRLVQVLTNLLNNAAKYTPPGGAIEVAAVQQGARVRLSVTDNGIGIEPRLLPQVFDLFTQAERTPDRSQGGLGIGLALVRNMVALHGGEVQAHSEGLGTGSTFTVWLPAA, from the coding sequence ATGCCGTTCTCTGACGACCACGCTCCTCACGCCGCCGGGCCGGATCCCGCCGGCGAACTGCGCTACCGCGAACTGTTCGAGCAGGCGCCGGTGAGCATCCAGATCCTGGCCCCGGACGGACGCACGGTCCGGGTCAACAAGGCTTGGGAAGAGCTGTGGCAAATCCGCGACGGCAGCGAGCTGAAACGCTATGTGGTCGGCGGCGACTACAACGTCCTGACCGACCCGCAACTGCGCGAGACCGGCGTGCTGCCCTACCTCGAGCGCGCCATGGCCGGCGAAGCGGTCGACATCCCGGCCAACCGCTATGACACCGCGGCCATCGGCGGCCCGGGGCGGGTGCGCTGGGTCGAGACGCGCGCCCGGCCGATCAAGGATGAGCAAGGCCGGCTGCTCGAAGTGCTGCTCATGCACGAGGACATCACCGAGCGGGTCGAGAACGAGGCCGTGCTGCGCACGCGCGAGGAGCGTTTCCGTTCGCTGGTGATGGCGACCTCGCAAATCGTCTGGACCAACACCCCCGACGGCCGGGTGGAAGACGACTCCCCGTCCTGGCGCGCCTTCACCGGCCAGACCTACGAGGAGTGGCGCGAATTCGGCTGGCTCGACGCCGTGCACCCGGACGACCGCGAGCACAGCCTGCGCGAGTGGCAGGAATGCGTAGCGGCGCGCTCCGTGTACGAAACCGAATACCGCCTGCGGCGCGCCGATGGGGTCTACCGCTGGACGGCCGTAAAGGGCATTCCCATCCTCGACAAGGCGGGCGCGGTGCGCGAATGGATCGGCGCCAACACCGACATCGACGACGCGGTGCGCGCCCGCGCCGAGCTGGCCGGGCGCCTCGAGCGCGAGCGGCGCCAGTCGGCCCTGCTGGCCAAGGTGGCCCAGGCCTCCCAGACTCTGCATGCGGCGCTGTCGGACAAGGACATCGCCGAGACCCTGGTGCTGACCGTGCGCGACATCCTCGGCGCCCACCAGGCGGTGGTGTCGCTCACCAGCGACGAAGGCATGAGCCAGGCGATCAACGCGGTGTCAATGTCGGACAAGTACGCGGCCTATGCCGGCTACGCCAGGCCGACCGACGGCAGCGGCATCTATGCCGAAGTCTGCCGCAGCAACCGGCCGATGCGCCTGACCCAGGCCCAGCTCGAAGCCCATCCGGCCTGGCGCGGCTTCGGCGCCCACGCGGCCGAGCATCCGCCGATGCGCGGCTGGCTGGCGGCGCCCCTGGTCGACCGCCAGGGCCGCAACATCGGCCTGATCCAGGTCTCGGACAAGCACGAGGGCGAATTCAACGCGGAAGACGAAGCGGTGCTGGTGCAGCTGGCCTCGATCGCGGCCAACGGCTTCGAGAACGCGCGCCTGGTCGCTTCGCTGCAGGAGCAGGATCGGCGTAAGGACGAATTCCTGGCCATGCTGGCCCACGAGCTGCGCAATCCGATGGCGCCGATCTCCGCCGCCGCCGAGCTGCTCAAGATGTCGGCGGACGACCCGCGGGTGCGCCGCACCAGCGAAGTGATCGGCCGCCAGGTGCGCCACCTGACTTCGCTGGTGGACGATTTGCTGGACGTCTCGCGGGTCACGCGCGGGCTGATCGAACTGGATCGCAAGGTGGTCGAAGTGCTGGGCATCGTGGCCAGCGCGGTGGAGCAGTCGCGCCCGATGCTGGAAGCGCGCGGCCACACCCTCAGCCTCGACCTGCGCGCCGACCGCGCGCGCGTGCTGGGCGACGCCACCCGCCTGGTGCAGGTGCTGACCAATCTGCTGAACAACGCCGCCAAGTACACGCCGCCGGGTGGCGCGATCGAGGTCGCCGCCGTGCAGCAGGGCGCGCGCGTGCGCCTATCGGTGACCGACAACGGCATCGGCATCGAGCCGCGCCTGCTGCCCCAGGTGTTCGACCTGTTCACCCAGGCCGAGCGCACCCCCGACCGTTCCCAGGGCGGCCTGGGTATCGGCCTGGCCCTGGTGCGCAACATGGTCGCCCTGCATGGCGGCGAGGTCCAGGCCCACAGCGAAGGCCTGGGGACCGGCAGCACCTTCACGGTCTGGCTGCCGGCCGCCTGA
- the ilvD gene encoding dihydroxy-acid dehydratase: protein MPTYRSRTTTQGRNMAGARALWRATGMKDGDFEKPIIAVVNSFTQFVPGHVHLKDLGQLVAREIEAAGGVAKEFNTIAVDDGIAMGHGGMLYSLPSRDLIADSVEYMVNAHCADAMVCISNCDKITPGMLMAAMRLNIPTVFVSGGPMEAGKVVKVVNNDRKVIKLDLIDAMIKAGDASVSDAEVAEVERSACPTCGSCSGMFTANSMNCLTEALGLSLPGNGTIVATHADRKELFLRAGRLVVELAKRHYEGDDYSVLPRSIASKAAFENAMTLDVAMGGSTNTVLHLLAAAHEAEVEFTMADIDRISRKVPCLCKVAPMTDKYHIEDVHRAGGIVAILGELARAGLLDTSVPTVHSPSLGEAIERYDIRRSDDRAVHQLFRAAPGGVPTQVAFSQAERYDSNDLDRSAGCIRDREHAYSRDGGLAVLYGNIAEKGCIVKTAGVDESILKFSGKARVFESQDAAVEAILGDTVHAGDVVIIRYEGPKGGPGMQEMLYPTSYIKSKGLGKACALFTDGRFSGGSSGLVIGHASPEAAEGGAIGLVEEGDLIDIDIPARSIALRVTPEELTARRAAMEARGRDAWKPLNRERAVSQALQAYAALTTSADRGAVRDLSQLKR from the coding sequence ATGCCGACCTACCGCTCCCGTACCACCACCCAGGGCCGCAACATGGCCGGAGCGCGCGCGCTGTGGCGCGCCACCGGCATGAAGGACGGCGACTTCGAGAAGCCGATCATCGCCGTGGTCAATTCCTTCACCCAGTTCGTGCCCGGCCACGTGCACCTGAAGGACCTGGGCCAGCTGGTCGCGCGCGAGATCGAAGCGGCCGGCGGCGTGGCCAAGGAATTCAACACCATCGCGGTCGACGACGGCATCGCCATGGGTCACGGCGGCATGCTGTATTCCCTGCCCTCGCGCGACCTGATCGCCGACTCGGTCGAATACATGGTCAACGCCCACTGCGCCGACGCCATGGTCTGCATCTCGAACTGCGACAAGATCACCCCGGGCATGCTGATGGCCGCGATGCGCCTGAACATCCCGACCGTGTTCGTCTCGGGCGGGCCGATGGAAGCCGGCAAGGTGGTCAAGGTGGTCAACAACGACCGCAAGGTGATCAAGCTCGACCTGATCGACGCCATGATCAAGGCGGGCGACGCCAGCGTCTCGGACGCCGAGGTGGCCGAGGTCGAGCGCTCGGCCTGCCCCACCTGCGGCTCCTGTTCCGGCATGTTCACCGCCAACTCGATGAACTGCCTGACCGAGGCGCTCGGCCTGTCCCTGCCGGGCAACGGCACCATCGTCGCCACCCACGCCGACCGCAAGGAACTGTTCCTGCGCGCCGGCCGCCTGGTCGTCGAGCTGGCCAAGCGCCACTACGAGGGCGATGACTACTCGGTGCTGCCGCGTTCGATCGCCAGCAAGGCCGCCTTCGAGAACGCGATGACGCTCGACGTCGCGATGGGCGGCTCGACCAACACCGTGCTGCACCTGCTGGCCGCGGCCCACGAGGCCGAGGTGGAATTCACCATGGCCGACATCGACCGCATCTCGCGCAAGGTGCCCTGCCTGTGCAAGGTGGCGCCGATGACGGACAAGTACCACATCGAGGACGTGCACCGGGCGGGCGGCATCGTCGCCATCCTGGGCGAGCTGGCGCGCGCCGGCCTGCTCGACACCTCGGTGCCGACCGTGCACAGCCCGAGCCTGGGCGAGGCGATCGAGCGCTACGACATCCGCCGCAGCGACGACCGTGCGGTGCACCAGCTGTTCCGCGCCGCGCCGGGCGGGGTGCCGACCCAGGTCGCGTTCTCGCAGGCCGAGCGCTACGACAGCAATGACCTGGACCGCAGCGCCGGCTGCATCCGCGACCGCGAGCATGCGTATTCGCGCGACGGCGGCCTCGCGGTCCTGTACGGGAACATCGCCGAGAAGGGCTGCATCGTGAAGACCGCCGGGGTGGACGAGAGCATCCTGAAGTTCTCGGGCAAGGCACGCGTGTTCGAGAGCCAGGACGCGGCGGTCGAGGCCATCCTGGGCGACACGGTGCACGCGGGCGACGTGGTCATCATCCGCTACGAAGGCCCGAAGGGCGGCCCGGGCATGCAGGAGATGCTGTACCCGACCTCGTACATCAAGTCCAAGGGCCTGGGCAAGGCCTGCGCCCTGTTCACCGACGGCCGCTTCTCGGGCGGCTCCTCGGGCCTGGTGATCGGCCACGCCTCGCCGGAAGCGGCCGAAGGCGGCGCGATCGGCCTGGTGGAGGAAGGCGACCTGATCGACATCGACATCCCCGCGCGCAGCATCGCGCTGCGGGTCACGCCCGAGGAGCTGACCGCGCGCCGCGCCGCGATGGAAGCGCGCGGCCGCGACGCCTGGAAACCGCTGAACCGCGAGCGCGCGGTCTCGCAAGCCCTGCAGGCCTACGCCGCCCTCACCACCTCGGCCGACCGCGGCGCGGTGCGCGACCTGTCCCAGCTGAAGCGCTGA
- a CDS encoding TerD family protein, translating to MAVNLQKGQKISLDKEAGGALNRIVMGLGWDVAKSKGFFGFGGGKGQAVDLDASVVMFDDAKRPVDVVWFRQLKSRDGSVSHSGDNRTGAGEGDDEQISVELNRVPPEVQALVFTVNSFTGQNFSTVENAYCRLVNAANNQEVARFNLSVQGTHTAQIMAKLYRHNGEWKMHAIGENGVGRTIDDLMPQIVAHL from the coding sequence ATGGCAGTCAATTTGCAGAAGGGCCAGAAGATCTCGCTGGACAAGGAAGCCGGCGGGGCGCTCAACCGGATCGTGATGGGCCTGGGCTGGGACGTGGCCAAGTCGAAGGGCTTCTTCGGCTTCGGCGGCGGCAAGGGCCAGGCGGTCGACCTGGACGCCTCGGTGGTGATGTTCGACGACGCCAAGCGTCCGGTGGACGTGGTCTGGTTCCGCCAGCTCAAGAGCCGTGACGGCAGCGTCAGCCACAGCGGCGACAACCGCACCGGCGCCGGCGAGGGCGACGACGAGCAGATCTCGGTCGAGCTGAACCGGGTGCCGCCGGAAGTCCAGGCGCTGGTGTTTACGGTGAACAGCTTCACCGGCCAGAATTTCTCGACGGTGGAGAACGCCTACTGCCGCCTGGTGAACGCCGCCAACAACCAGGAAGTGGCGCGTTTCAACCTGTCGGTGCAGGGTACGCACACGGCCCAGATCATGGCCAAGCTGTACCGCCACAACGGCGAATGGAAGATGCATGCGATCGGCGAAAACGGCGTCGGCCGCACCATCGACGACCTGATGCCGCAGATCGTCGCCCACCTGTAA
- a CDS encoding TIGR00266 family protein has translation MPVFTVTGDVDPFLHVSMRRGETIYCESDAMVMMESTLDLKGKMKGGLGSALMRTFANGESFFQQHIEATRGDGDCLLSPTLPGAMQIVDCGPNQYIISDGAFVAATSGVELKVRTQSVGNALFAQSGGFFVTETSGSGQVVVSGFGSMSLLDVEPGKDAIIDNAHVVAWDSTLRYEISITTGTSGGFLGNLINSQTSGEGMVLRFSGKGKVYVCSRNRNAFKAWMQQPARG, from the coding sequence ATGCCAGTGTTTACCGTGACCGGGGACGTCGATCCCTTCCTGCACGTCTCGATGCGCCGCGGCGAAACCATCTATTGCGAATCGGATGCGATGGTGATGATGGAATCGACGCTCGACCTGAAGGGCAAGATGAAGGGCGGGCTGGGGAGCGCGCTGATGCGCACCTTCGCCAACGGCGAGTCCTTCTTCCAGCAGCACATCGAAGCCACCCGCGGCGATGGCGACTGCCTGCTCTCGCCGACCCTGCCGGGGGCGATGCAGATCGTCGACTGCGGTCCGAATCAGTACATCATCAGCGACGGCGCCTTCGTCGCCGCCACCTCCGGGGTGGAGCTGAAGGTGCGTACCCAGAGCGTGGGCAATGCCTTGTTCGCGCAGAGCGGCGGTTTCTTCGTCACCGAGACCTCGGGCAGCGGGCAGGTGGTGGTGTCGGGCTTCGGATCGATGTCGCTGCTGGACGTCGAGCCGGGCAAGGACGCGATCATCGACAACGCGCACGTGGTGGCCTGGGACAGCACGCTGCGCTACGAGATCTCGATCACGACCGGCACCAGCGGCGGCTTCCTGGGCAACCTGATCAACAGCCAGACCAGCGGCGAAGGCATGGTGCTTCGCTTCTCGGGCAAGGGCAAGGTGTATGTCTGTTCGCGCAACCGCAATGCATTCAAGGCCTGGATGCAGCAGCCTGCGCGCGGCTAA
- a CDS encoding TerD family protein, producing MAISLQKGGNVNLSKEAPGLTQLKVGLGWDVRATDGAAFDLDGAVFLLNASGKVRSDSDFIFYNNLKSADGSVVHSGDNRTGEGEGDDETVSIDLSKVPADVDKVVLGVTIHDAEARRQNFGMVGKAYIRCVNAASNQEIARYDLSEDSSTEGAMIFGEVYRNGADWKFRAIGQGFNGGLGPLARNFGVNV from the coding sequence ATGGCAATCAGTCTGCAAAAAGGCGGCAACGTCAACCTGTCGAAAGAAGCGCCGGGCCTGACCCAGCTCAAGGTCGGTCTCGGCTGGGACGTGCGCGCCACCGACGGCGCCGCCTTCGACCTCGACGGCGCCGTGTTCCTGCTGAACGCCTCCGGCAAGGTGCGTTCGGACAGCGACTTCATCTTCTACAACAACCTGAAGTCGGCCGACGGTTCGGTCGTGCACTCGGGCGACAACCGCACCGGCGAAGGCGAGGGCGACGACGAAACCGTCTCGATCGACCTGTCCAAGGTGCCGGCCGACGTCGACAAGGTGGTGCTGGGCGTGACCATCCACGACGCCGAGGCGCGCCGCCAGAACTTCGGCATGGTGGGCAAGGCCTACATCCGCTGCGTCAACGCCGCCAGCAACCAGGAGATCGCGCGCTACGACCTGTCGGAAGACAGCTCGACCGAAGGCGCGATGATCTTCGGCGAGGTGTACCGCAACGGCGCCGACTGGAAGTTCCGCGCCATCGGCCAGGGCTTCAACGGCGGCCTCGGTCCGCTGGCCCGCAACTTCGGCGTCAACGTCTAA
- a CDS encoding DUF475 domain-containing protein, translating to MKHFTWSFVVTFICLGLAGWWGYEHSGVAGALTAIGIATILSVMEVSLSFDNAVVNASVLKGWDEFWLKLFLGLGMIIAVFGMRLVFPLVIVAVAADLGMMDVWNLALTDPKGFSSHLTNHHAEVAAFGGMFLLLVFLNFLLDDEKETHWLGNFEKKLATLGRVSSISVMVAIAALLFSMTYVDEAQKMVVLIAGLWGILVYVGVDMLSSLLEKSEEGGGDVGEMVKRGGIGGFLYLEVLDASFSFDGVIGAFAITTDVVIIMLGLAIGAMFVRSMTVYLVRKGTLDEFVYLEHGAHYAIGILAVIMLASMKFHVPELVTGLVGVAFILASLWSSVQYKKRMALEDADGEKLPA from the coding sequence ATGAAGCACTTCACATGGTCATTCGTCGTGACCTTCATCTGCCTGGGACTGGCCGGCTGGTGGGGTTACGAGCATAGCGGGGTGGCCGGCGCGCTGACCGCGATTGGCATCGCCACCATCCTGTCGGTGATGGAGGTCTCGCTGTCCTTCGACAACGCGGTGGTCAACGCCTCGGTGCTCAAGGGCTGGGACGAGTTCTGGCTCAAGCTCTTCCTGGGCCTGGGCATGATCATCGCCGTGTTCGGCATGCGCCTGGTGTTCCCGCTGGTCATCGTCGCCGTGGCGGCCGACCTGGGCATGATGGACGTGTGGAACCTGGCGCTGACCGATCCCAAGGGCTTCTCCTCGCACCTGACCAACCACCATGCGGAAGTGGCGGCCTTCGGCGGCATGTTCCTGCTGCTGGTCTTCCTGAACTTCCTGCTGGACGACGAGAAGGAAACCCACTGGCTGGGCAACTTCGAGAAGAAACTGGCCACGCTCGGCCGCGTGTCCTCGATTTCGGTGATGGTGGCGATCGCCGCCCTGCTGTTCTCGATGACCTATGTGGATGAAGCCCAGAAGATGGTGGTGTTGATCGCCGGCCTGTGGGGCATCCTGGTCTACGTCGGTGTCGACATGCTGTCCAGCCTGCTCGAGAAGAGCGAAGAGGGCGGCGGCGACGTCGGCGAGATGGTCAAGCGCGGCGGTATCGGCGGCTTCCTCTACCTCGAGGTGCTGGATGCCTCGTTCAGCTTCGACGGCGTGATCGGCGCCTTCGCGATCACCACCGACGTCGTGATCATCATGCTGGGCCTGGCGATCGGCGCGATGTTCGTGCGTTCGATGACCGTGTACCTGGTGCGCAAGGGCACGCTGGACGAGTTCGTCTACCTGGAGCACGGCGCGCACTATGCGATCGGTATCCTGGCCGTGATCATGCTGGCCTCGATGAAGTTCCACGTGCCGGAACTGGTGACCGGCCTGGTGGGTGTGGCCTTCATCCTGGCCTCGCTGTGGAGTTCGGTGCAGTACAAGAAGCGCATGGCGCTGGAAGACGCCGACGGCGAGAAGCTGCCGGCCTGA
- a CDS encoding LysR family transcriptional regulator translates to MKNSPPNFRHLHYFWVVAKEGSITRAAARLGLAIQTVSTQLALLEQSFGKSLFTQQGRRLSLTEAGRLVLSYADQIFLLGEQMQEAIDESGSARIRLTVGISDSLPKFTAYRLLEVTTRLDKPVRLVCYEDQYEALLGDLALHKLDVVLTDRAVPPGTTLRVFSHLLAESAMYVVGAPALAALHRDGFPDALDGAPFLLPTRNNALRAKIDDWFERHEVRPDVVGEFEDNALLNTFGRRGLGLFFTPSAPLEVIQEQLGAELVGKVPEVNEHFYAISNERKIKHPAVEAILNAVHEGVLSAG, encoded by the coding sequence ATGAAGAATAGCCCGCCAAATTTCCGCCATCTGCATTACTTCTGGGTCGTGGCCAAGGAAGGCAGCATCACGCGCGCCGCGGCGCGCCTCGGGCTTGCCATCCAGACGGTCAGCACCCAGTTGGCCCTGCTCGAGCAATCCTTCGGAAAATCCCTGTTCACCCAGCAAGGCCGACGCCTGAGCCTGACGGAAGCCGGCCGTCTCGTACTCTCCTATGCGGACCAGATCTTCCTTCTGGGGGAACAGATGCAGGAGGCGATCGACGAGTCGGGCAGCGCGCGCATCCGGCTGACGGTCGGCATCTCGGATTCCCTGCCCAAGTTCACCGCCTACCGCCTGCTGGAAGTCACCACCCGGCTCGACAAACCGGTGCGCCTCGTATGCTACGAAGACCAGTATGAGGCCCTTCTCGGGGATCTGGCGCTGCATAAGTTGGATGTGGTCCTGACCGACCGCGCGGTGCCGCCCGGCACCACCCTGCGCGTGTTCAGCCACCTGCTGGCCGAAAGCGCGATGTACGTGGTGGGCGCGCCGGCGCTGGCCGCGCTGCACCGCGACGGCTTCCCGGACGCCCTGGACGGCGCCCCCTTCCTGCTGCCGACCCGCAACAACGCGCTGCGCGCCAAGATCGACGACTGGTTCGAGCGCCATGAGGTGCGCCCGGACGTGGTCGGCGAATTCGAGGACAATGCCTTGCTCAATACCTTCGGACGGCGCGGGCTGGGCCTGTTCTTCACCCCCTCCGCCCCGCTCGAAGTGATCCAGGAGCAGCTGGGCGCCGAGCTGGTCGGGAAGGTGCCGGAAGTCAACGAGCACTTCTACGCCATCTCGAACGAACGCAAGATCAAGCATCCGGCGGTCGAGGCCATCCTCAACGCCGTGCACGAGGGCGTGCTGTCCGCGGGTTGA
- a CDS encoding hemolysin family protein, whose product MQNFLFVVLALFLVALNGFFVAAEFGIVTLRKTRVRAIAKTAGLRGRILAKVHGQLDAYLSACQLGITLASLGLGWVGEPAFASLLEPLFALAGITSEEVIHGVSFIVAFSVISFLHIVVGELAPKSLAIRVPEAVALWCALPLYAFYWAMYPAIYVLNASANMVLRLAGLAGAGGHETHYSLDELKLILRTNTSTSPNAPDEKFTHDERNILAQSLDFGQLAVSDLMRPINEVSALYASRSLEQNLETVRRNRFSRYPYFDTDGEEVLGVIHLKDLFFALQAGRAITDLTQFLRPVETISARTPAQDIFRRFRSGAPHFALIGEKGKRPVGFITLDNLLGAMVGEIRDEFRLNENDWMKQADGTYIGKASLPIFSLERLLGIDIDNEEMGLDEVESVGGLLMAKLGDIPKQGQRIAFPRFDVVVKKMNGPRILLVKVIPRAARGEHDEDQD is encoded by the coding sequence ATGCAAAACTTTTTATTCGTCGTTCTCGCCCTCTTCCTGGTGGCGCTGAACGGCTTTTTCGTGGCGGCCGAGTTCGGCATCGTCACCCTGCGCAAGACCCGCGTGCGGGCCATCGCCAAGACGGCGGGATTGCGCGGACGCATCCTCGCCAAGGTCCACGGCCAGCTCGACGCCTACCTGTCGGCCTGCCAGCTCGGCATCACCCTGGCGTCGCTGGGCCTGGGCTGGGTCGGCGAACCGGCCTTCGCCAGCCTGCTCGAACCGCTGTTCGCCCTTGCCGGCATCACTTCCGAGGAAGTGATCCACGGCGTGTCCTTCATCGTCGCCTTCTCGGTGATCTCCTTCCTGCACATCGTGGTGGGCGAACTGGCTCCCAAGTCGCTGGCGATCCGGGTGCCGGAAGCGGTGGCCCTGTGGTGCGCCCTGCCCCTGTACGCCTTCTACTGGGCGATGTACCCGGCGATCTACGTGCTCAACGCCAGCGCCAACATGGTGCTGCGCCTGGCCGGCCTGGCCGGCGCCGGCGGCCACGAGACCCATTACTCGCTCGACGAGCTCAAGCTGATCCTGCGCACCAACACCAGCACCAGCCCGAATGCGCCGGACGAGAAGTTCACCCACGACGAACGCAACATCCTGGCCCAGTCGCTCGACTTCGGCCAACTGGCGGTGTCCGACCTGATGCGCCCGATTAACGAGGTGAGCGCCCTGTACGCCAGCCGCTCGCTGGAGCAGAACCTCGAGACGGTGCGCCGCAACCGCTTCTCGCGCTATCCCTATTTCGACACCGACGGCGAAGAGGTGCTGGGCGTGATCCACCTGAAGGACCTGTTCTTCGCCCTGCAGGCCGGCCGCGCCATCACCGACCTGACCCAGTTCCTGCGCCCGGTCGAGACGATCTCGGCGCGCACTCCCGCCCAGGACATCTTCCGGCGCTTCCGCAGCGGCGCCCCGCACTTCGCCCTGATCGGCGAAAAGGGCAAGCGCCCGGTCGGCTTCATCACCCTCGACAACCTGCTGGGCGCGATGGTGGGCGAGATCCGCGACGAATTCCGCCTCAACGAGAACGACTGGATGAAGCAGGCCGACGGCACCTACATCGGCAAGGCCAGCCTGCCGATCTTCTCGCTCGAGCGCCTGCTCGGGATCGACATCGACAACGAGGAGATGGGCCTGGACGAGGTCGAGTCGGTGGGGGGCCTGCTGATGGCCAAGCTGGGCGACATTCCCAAGCAGGGCCAGCGCATCGCCTTCCCGCGCTTCGACGTGGTGGTCAAGAAGATGAACGGCCCGCGCATCCTGCTGGTGAAGGTCATTCCCCGGGCGGCGCGCGGCGAACACGACGAGGACCAGGACTGA
- a CDS encoding alpha/beta fold hydrolase → MNIAFRNHVQVAGEGEATLVFLHGFGCDQSMWRFLAPHYAQRYRTVLYDLTGSGRSDHAAYGRERYASLHGHAEDLLEIVDEFASGPVVVVGHSVSAMIGMLGTIRAPGRFAAQVMLGPSACYLNDGFYLGGFARSEIEELLATMESNYLDWSARMAPAIMGAPGQPELGKELVDAFCRNNPDIARHFARVTFLSDHREDAQLSETPALILQCSEDLIAPRTAGEFLQRKLPNATLRMIGNVGHCAHMSAPGACMREIDAFLPTVLG, encoded by the coding sequence ATGAATATCGCGTTTCGCAATCACGTGCAGGTCGCCGGCGAAGGCGAGGCCACGCTGGTGTTCCTCCACGGTTTCGGCTGCGACCAGAGCATGTGGCGCTTCCTGGCGCCGCATTACGCGCAGCGCTACCGCACCGTCCTGTACGACCTGACCGGCAGCGGCCGCTCGGACCACGCGGCTTATGGGCGCGAGCGCTACGCCAGCCTGCACGGCCACGCCGAGGACCTGCTCGAGATCGTCGACGAATTCGCCAGCGGGCCGGTGGTGGTGGTCGGGCACTCGGTCAGCGCCATGATCGGGATGCTGGGCACCATCCGGGCGCCCGGGCGCTTCGCGGCCCAAGTGATGCTCGGGCCTTCCGCCTGCTACCTTAACGACGGCTTCTACCTCGGCGGCTTCGCGCGCAGCGAGATAGAGGAACTACTGGCCACGATGGAGTCCAACTACCTGGACTGGTCGGCGCGCATGGCGCCCGCCATCATGGGCGCGCCCGGCCAGCCCGAGCTGGGCAAGGAGCTGGTGGACGCCTTCTGCCGCAACAACCCGGACATCGCGCGCCACTTCGCGCGCGTGACCTTCCTGTCCGACCATCGCGAGGACGCGCAGCTGTCGGAGACTCCGGCCCTCATCCTGCAATGCAGCGAAGACCTGATCGCCCCGCGCACGGCCGGCGAATTCCTGCAGCGCAAGCTGCCCAACGCCACCCTGCGCATGATCGGGAACGTCGGCCACTGCGCCCACATGAGCGCGCCCGGGGCCTGCATGCGCGAGATCGACGCTTTCCTGCCGACGGTACTGGGCTGA